Part of the Sulfobacillus acidophilus DSM 10332 genome, GACCGTGACCTCATCCAGGCCATTCGTCGACTGAAGGTGCCGGCACTGCCGTCCTCGCTTAGCCCGTATGGGGACGCGAACGATGTGATTCGTCGCCTGTTGGTGGCCGAACCGAGACCTTTGACCGACGAATGGATCGGGATATTGGAGGATAAATTACGGGATCCTTTCGCTAAAGGACACCTCACGGACATCGGCTCTTTAGCTCGCACGCGCCTGGAGGCCGACATACGGCAATTGACGACCGTGGCGGCATGGCTGGGCCCCCTCGTCGGACGCGATCTGGTGAAGGCGCTTAATGAAGCCGTGATTCCCTACGTGGAGGCCTTTTTGGACGACGGGCAAGCTGCTTGGACCATGCCGGGACGAGAGCAAGGATTTTACCGGGCGTGGCGGGATCTGGCCCTCGTCGATCGGTCACAGGCCTGGCTGGGTGTGCAGCAAGCGGCTCGTCGGTTACCCGAGGAGGCAGCCGACGCGCTTTTAGACCACTTGACCCAGCTCGGGATCACGGAGCGGGCTTATGCGGACTATCTTAAATACCATCTGGCCCAGTTGCCCGGTTGGGCCGGCTATATCAAATGGCGGGTTCTTCACCCGGACGACGATTGGCAACACGTCTTCCCCATTGATCTGGTACAGTATCTGGCGGTTCGTCTCTTTTATGAAGTGCGTCTGGTCGAGCAAATAAGCCGAGACGTCTTTCATGTGCCCGGTCGTGTCGATGCCTTACATCATTACTTTTCCCGTCATCCGGAGGAATATTATGGCTGGCGGTTCAACGGAGGCCATGGCAATTGCCGCCGGGGAGACGACCGCTGTTGGGAGCATGAGGCCCGCCGCCTCTTTGAGCGGGAGCAGCAGCGTGAGCTGCGGACCCGGGTCCAGGCGGTCTTCGACGTGATAACGGCGCTCGAAATCTCGGAAGATACCGTCCGGGGACTTGGCGGGGAAGTTTTGGGGCACTGGGCAGACTGGGCAAGTTGGCTTTCCGCCGATCGTCGCCGCCATCTCTGGCTGGAAGCTTTAGAAGAGCACTATCAGGACGTGTTGGCCCATCGGTTGGCAAATCCCCGAGATGCTTCGACGTCCGAAACCGGTCCGGCTCCGACGCAGGTAGCTTTTTGCATGGATGTGCGGTCCGAAGGGATTCGGCGACACTTGGAGGCGCAGGGCGCCTATGAAACGATTGGAGCGGCCGGGTTTTTCGGGATTCCAATGACCTATCAAGAATGGATGGGGCATCGGCCAACCCATCGGTACCCCGCCATCCTGACCCCCCAAATGGCGGTGCGGGAGGAGGTGGCCGAGGCGTTGGATCACCAAGAAGCTTCGCGGGTCCGGCAGTGGTGGGAAGTCAAGGCGTGGCTTCATCATCTTTATCGTCGGCTCAAGCAACATGTGGTGACGCCGTTCGCGATGGTCGAAAGTACCGGATGGACCTGGGGAGTCGGCCTCTTGGCCCGCACGGTCGAGCCGGGCCGGGTGTTTCGTTGGTTGAAAAAGCTTGGCCTCCACGTCCGGCCGACGGTTCCGACGGAGCTGGCGACCGACACCGTGATGGAGGAAACAGCCGATTTGGTAGCCGCGGCCCTCACCGGGCTTGGGATCGCCCGTCGACAAGGCCGATTGGTGGTGTTATTGGGTCATCGCGGTCATTCGGATAATAATCCGTGGGCCAGCGCTTTACAGTGCGGGGCGGCCGGCGGTCATCCCGGTGGGGCCAATGCCCGGGCCTTGGCTTGGTTGGCGAACCAGACGGCGATTCGTCACCGTTTGACAGCACGGGGGATTGAGCTATCCCCGGACACCTGGTTTCTCGCCGGGGAGCATAATACGACGACCGATGAGGTCACGCTGTTTGATCGACACCGGGTACCGGCGAGTCTTCGCTCCGAGGTTGAGCAACTTCAGCGGGATCTGGCCGAAGCCGGTCGGCTCAATGCGGTCGAACGTTCGCTTGACTTACCGGGAGCTCCGGCAAAACCTTCGATCGAGGCGGCTATCCGACACGCCTATCAACGAAGCGTCGACTGGGCGGAAACGCGTCCCGAGTGGGGATTGGCTTCCCATTTCGCCATAGTGATTGGTCGTCGGCAGTTGACGGCTGGCCATTCTTGGGGAAATCGGGTATTTTTACATTCGTACGACTACCGGGAGGATACGTCGGGGCGTTGGCTCATGAATATCGTTAATGGGCCATTAATCGTTGCGCATTGGATTAACATGGA contains:
- a CDS encoding UPF0753 protein (PFAM: Uncharacterized protein conserved in bacteria (DUF2309)~COGs: COG3002 conserved hypothetical protein~HAMAP: UPF0753 protein~InterPro IPR018752~KEGG: gmc:GY4MC1_1998 protein of unknown function DUF2309~PFAM: Protein of unknown function DUF2309~SPTR: UPF0753 protein POR_0308), coding for MLETNTAYKTDPLLAEAIERASHWIAPVWPIRAFVARNPLAGLETLPFPDAVREGRRLFGGDGYLPESTSRSWYRAGRISDRDLIQAIRRLKVPALPSSLSPYGDANDVIRRLLVAEPRPLTDEWIGILEDKLRDPFAKGHLTDIGSLARTRLEADIRQLTTVAAWLGPLVGRDLVKALNEAVIPYVEAFLDDGQAAWTMPGREQGFYRAWRDLALVDRSQAWLGVQQAARRLPEEAADALLDHLTQLGITERAYADYLKYHLAQLPGWAGYIKWRVLHPDDDWQHVFPIDLVQYLAVRLFYEVRLVEQISRDVFHVPGRVDALHHYFSRHPEEYYGWRFNGGHGNCRRGDDRCWEHEARRLFEREQQRELRTRVQAVFDVITALEISEDTVRGLGGEVLGHWADWASWLSADRRRHLWLEALEEHYQDVLAHRLANPRDASTSETGPAPTQVAFCMDVRSEGIRRHLEAQGAYETIGAAGFFGIPMTYQEWMGHRPTHRYPAILTPQMAVREEVAEALDHQEASRVRQWWEVKAWLHHLYRRLKQHVVTPFAMVESTGWTWGVGLLARTVEPGRVFRWLKKLGLHVRPTVPTELATDTVMEETADLVAAALTGLGIARRQGRLVVLLGHRGHSDNNPWASALQCGAAGGHPGGANARALAWLANQTAIRHRLTARGIELSPDTWFLAGEHNTTTDEVTLFDRHRVPASLRSEVEQLQRDLAEAGRLNAVERSLDLPGAPAKPSIEAAIRHAYQRSVDWAETRPEWGLASHFAIVIGRRQLTAGHSWGNRVFLHSYDYREDTSGRWLMNIVNGPLIVAHWINMEYYFSTVDNAVYGSGSKVTANVVGGLGVMQGSHSDLKPGLPWQSVRDTDGAPYHEPMRLLVVIEAPRERIQGVLDALPLFRQLVHNAWIHLLMYDPVTEELVRYQPEVATVASI